GACTTCAACGTCGGCAGCGATCGGAAACTGGGAGAAGTCGATACGTTCAGCGCGCAGGCCGTCCAGGAACAGGCGGCGTTTTTCCACTGGCAGCTCAATGAACCGGCGGGCAAGCTTCAGGGACTTCTCGGCATTCATCTGCGATCTTCCATACAGTTGGGTATCGAGCGTTGGCTCGGCTATCCCTACGGGACGTAAGACGGCACGAAAAAATTAGCCGAACACGCGCCAGCGCTGGCAGCAGCCGCTTTAAAGGTGCAACGGCTAAATCGGCGGCGGCGCTGCTCGTTAACCCTGAACAACGAAAGACCGACAGGGGTTTACCGTGGACCTTCAGAGCATCCTCAGCAAGCTGTTCGCCAACGCCCATGCCGTGGGAATAGAAGGCGTGTACCAGTTCGTCTTCGGCCAGGACCGGGCGTTCTGGTCCGAGGTCCGCGAAAACAGCCGCACGGGCGCGGGCCGCCATGGTGCGCCAGATGTCACCATAGAAGTCGCCGAGCGCGACTTCCTCGGCATCATGGGCGGCACGGCCAACGTCGAGGAGCTGTTTGCCAGCGCGCGCCTCAAGATCACCGGCAACATGGGCTTGGCCACCCTGCTGCCGCAGATCATCAACAGTGCACGGCAAGGCGCGGCGGCCAGCAAGGTGGCGATGAACCAGCGCTACCCTACTCCGGCACGCATCAGCGAGCGGATCTCCGCGGCCCAGCCGGTACTGCGTGAAGTACCACGCATCAGCCGCGCGCAAATGCCCGTCGAGCGCTTTCGCCATGATTACCTGCCACAGGGCTTGCCGGTGGTGCTCAGTGATGCGCTGCAGGACTGGCCGCTGTTCACCATGGGCCGTGAGGCGTCGCTTGCACACTTCGCCGAACTGCAGGGCATCACTCGCCACGGCGACTACGTGAAAAAGACCTTCTCCACCGACCGCGACTTCCGCTCGACCTCCATGGCCGAGTTCATCGCCTCGCTGGACACCCCGGCCAAGCCAGGCGAAACCCCTGCCTACATGGGCAACAACATCGTGCCGGAAAAACTCCTGACGCTGATCCGCTTTCCGGATTACTTCGAGCGTTCGCGCTTCATCGCGCCACGTATCTGGATAGGCCCCAAGGGCACGCTGACCCCATTGCACCGCGACGACACCGACAACCTGTTTGCCCAGGTCTGGGGGCAGAAGTCGTTCATTCTGGCAGCGCCCCACCATCGCCCAGCCCTGGGCACCTGGTCGACCAGCCCCAAGGGTGGCCTGGACGGCTGTGACTTCAACCCGGATGCCGCGGACTACCAGCGCTTCCCAGCCGCTCGCGAGGTGCCATTCCTGCGTGTGGTACTGCAGGCCGGCGACTTGCTCTTCCTGCCTGAAGGCTGGTTCCACCAAGTGGAGTCGGTGTCCACTTCGCTGTCGGTGAACTTCTGGGTGAATTCCGGGCGCGGCTGGTGATGCCTGGGGGGCGGTAATTTGCACGGGCGTCTACTCGTTCATAGGGAAAGCCGCCTGCACGAGAACACCCCATGCCCAGCCCCGCCCGCATGACACAAACGCTCCAGCAAGGCCTGCGCCGCCTGATCGGCGGCCGCACGTCGGCCGCCACCGGCTACCGCGTGTTCGACCTGGCGCTCAGTCGCCGCATCAGCCTGAGCCCATCGCTCACCCGCCTGGTGTTCACCGGGCCCGACATTGCCGAAATGAACACCTTGGCACCCGACCAACGGGTGAAGCTGTTCTTCCCTGCTGCCGACGGCTCACTGCCGCGACTGCCCATCGACCAGCACTGGAAGGCGGCGCACAGCGCACTGCCGCCCGAGCGGCGCCCGCCCATGCGTACCTATACCATCCGCGCCCTGCACCGCGAGGCGCTGGAGGTGGAGGTGGATTTCGTCCTGCACGGCGTCAATGGCCCCGCATCAGCCTGGGCCACCCATGCCCAGGTCGGCGACTGCCTGCAAATGGTCGCGCCGAACCTGGCCTATACAGGTGACCCGGGTGGTTACGAGTGGAAGCCGCCGCACGGCTTGCGCAACGTGTTGCTGGTCGGCGACGAAACAGCCCTGCCGGCAATCACCGGCATTCTCGAACAGTTGGCCGATCAGCAGCCCGAGCTGGCGGTAGAGGCCTTCATCGAGGTGCCTCTGCAAGCCGATTGCCTGCCCCTGCGCCACAGCACCGCGACGCGCCTGCATTGGCTGCCCCGTGACATGCTGCAGTGCGAGCATGGCCAAGCCATGCAGCACGCCGTGCGTGAGCTGGCTACCCTGGCGCAGGGCAGCGCGACCATTAACGTAAAGCTGGAAGACGTGGATATCGAAACACGCATTCTGTGGGAAAAAGCCAGCACGCGCCGCAGCGCGTTCCATGCCTGGGTGGCGGGCGAGTCAGCGACGGTGATGGACATCCGCCGCCACCTGATCAAGGAGCGCGGGCTGCCACGTGAATGCCTGACACTGATGGGCTACTGGCGCGCCGGCCGGGCATTCGACTGACGGGCAAGGGCCGGGGGCCGCCTGGCGACCCCCGACACGGCTCAGACTGCCGCCGCCAGCGCGTCGGCAAAACGCTGCGCCACATCGTCGATCTGCTGCGCACTGATGATCAACGGCGGCAAGAAGCGCACCACCGCGCCATGACGCCCGCCCAGCTCCAGGATCAACCCGCGCTTGAGGCATTCACGCTGCACTTTGGGCGCCAGTTCACGATTGGCCGCCGGATGCCCCAGCGCATCACGCGAGCCTTGCGGGTCGACCAGCTCCACGCCCAGCATCAGGCCACGCCCACGGATATCACCCAGTTGCGGGTAGTCGCGCTGCAGGTGCTGCAGGTGCCCGCGCAAGCGCTGGCCCATGGCCTCTGCGTGGTCGGCCAGGCGGTGCTCGACCAGGTAATTGATCACCGCCGAACCTGCGGCCATGGCCATCTGGTTACCGCGGAACGTGCCGGCATGGGCGCCCGGCTTCCAGGTGTCGAGCCAGTCGCGGTACACCACCACCGCCAGCGGCAGGCTGCCACCGATGGCTTTGGACAAGGTAACCACATCCGGCACGATGCCCGCATGCTCGAAGGCGAACATGCGCCCGGTGCGGGCAAAGCCACTCTGGATTTCATCGACGATCAGCGCCACGCCGGCCTGCTCGGTGATGCGGCGCACGCCCTTGAGCCACTCGATGTCAGCCGGGATCACCCCGCCCTCGCCCTGCACCACTTCCAGAATCACCGCGGCGGGCAGCGGCACACCGCTTTCCGGGTCGAGCAACAGGTTTTCAAGGTAATGCAGGTTGGCCTTGACCCCGGCCTCGCCGCCCAACCCGAACGGGCAACGATAGTCGTAGGGGTACGGCATGAACTGCACGCCGCTAGCCAGCAAGGCGCCCAGCGGCTGCTTGGGCGAATGGCTGCCCATCAGGCTCAGCGCGCCCTGGCTCATGCCATGGTAGGCGCCCTGGAAGGCCAGCACGGTGCTGCGCCCGGTGGCGCTGCGCACCAGCTTGAGCGCGGCCTCCACGGCATCGGTGCCGGTCGGGCCGCAGAACTGCACCTTGGCCTCGCGGCGCAGCGCTTCGGGCAGCACGCCAAACAGGTCCTGAACGAAGCGGTCCTTGACCGGGGTGGTCAGGTCGAGGGTGTGCAACGGCAGCTCATCGGCCAGCACGCGCTGGATGGCTTCGACCACCACCGGGTGGTTATGGCCCAGGGCCAGAGTACCGGCACCGGCCAGGCAGTCGATGAACTGGCGGCCTTCGACGTCTTCGACGTAAATGCCACGGGCGCGCTTGAGCGCCAGCGGGATGCGGCGCGGGTAGCTGCGGGCGTTGGATTCCTGTTGCTGCTGGCGCTGCAGCAACGGCGAGTCGGTGAATTCGTACAGCGGCTGCGGCGCACTGGCCGGCAGGGCCTGGGCAAGGCTGGAAGCGGTGGACATGGGCGAATCCTCGCAAGCAAGCGAATGTGCGGGTGTTTGTCGCTTGAAAAACGCTTGAGTGCGAGGGGGATTTAGCCGTTGTCGTGGGATTTTTTCCGCGTTGCCAGCCTTAAACCGCCAACCCGATTGCCGGCTGCACCTGCGACGCCCGGTACGCCGGGTAAATGGTCGCCAAAAAGCTCATCACCAGCCCTGCCGTGCAAATGATCGCCACATCGCCCCACTGCAACTGGGACGGCAGGCTGCTGATGAAATACACATCCGAGGTAAAGATGTGCTGCCCGCTCACGCGCTCCAGCCAGCCGACGATCTGGCTGACGTTGAGCGCTGCAATCACCCCGAGCACACCACCGATCAAGGTGCCGACGATGCCGATCAGGCTGCCCTGCACCATGAACGTCCCCATGATCTGCGCCGGGGTGGCGCCCAGGGTACGCAGGATGGCAATGTCCGGCCCTTTGTCGTTCACCACCATCACCAACGTGGCGATGATGTTGAAGGCCGCCACCGCGATGATCATCAGCAGCAGCAGGCCGATCATGGTCTTTTCCATTTTCATGGCGCTGAACAGGCTGCCCTGGGTGTGCGACCAGTCATCGGCCCGGTAGGCATCGCCCAGGCCGGCAACAATGGCCTTGGACACCTGCGGGGCGGCATACAGGTCGTGCAGCTTCAGCCGCACACCCTGCACCTGGCCCGGCGCCCAGCGCTGCATTTCGGCGGCATCGGCCATGTGGATGTAAGCCTGCGAGCCATCCAGCTCGGCCCCGACCTTGAAGATACCGACCACCGTCAGGCGCTGCATACGCGGGGTAATACCGCCCGGTTCCTTGCTGATTTCCGGCACGATCAACGTCAGCTTGTCGCCCGTGTTGAGGCGGAAGCGGCGCGCTGTCAGTTCACCGATCACCACGCCGTATTCGCCCGGCTCCAGCGCCTGCAGGTTGCCCTGGACGATGTGCTGGCCGACGATGGACACCTTGCCCTCTTCGGCCGGGTCAATACCACTGACCTGAATCGGCTGCATCGCCCCCTTGTACGAAAGCATGCCTTCCATCTCGGTAATCGGCGCAGCCGCCATCACCGCCGGGTTCTTCAGGGCCGCGTCCGCGGTGGCGCGCCAGTCATCCAGCGGTTGCACGCCCAGGATGGCCGCGTGGGGCACCAGGCCAAGAATGCGCGAGCTCATTTCGCGCTGGAAGCCATTCATCACCGACAGCACCACGATCATCGCCAGCACGCCAAGGGACAGGCCGATCATCGAGGTCATCGAAATGAACGAGATGAAATGGTTGCGGCGCTTGGCACGGGTGTAACGGGCACCGATGAACAAGGGCAAGGGTCTGAACATGTACGAAAACACCCAATGAATATGTGGGAGCGAACCGGCTCAGATGGCGACCAGGTGGCCGTCGTCGAGCTTCAGTACGCGGTCCATCTGACGCGCCAGGTTGAGGTCGTGGGTGACCACCAGGAACGCGGTGCGCGAGGCGCTGGACAGCTCCTGCATCAGCTCCTGGATACCTTGCGCGGTGTGATGGTCAAGGTTGCCGGTGGGCTCATCGAGCATCACCAGGCCCGGGCGGTTGACCAGGGCGCGGGCAATGGCCACACGCTGGCGCTCGCCACCGGACAGCTCGGCCGGCTTGTGGTGCAGGCGATGGCCAAGGCCGACGCGCTTGAGCAGCGCCTCGGCGCGCTCCTTGGCCTCGGGGATGGCGGTGCGGCCGATCAGCAGCGGCATGCACACGTTCTCCATGGCGGTGAACTCCGGCAAGAGGTGGTGGAACTGGTACACAAAGCCCAATTCACGGTTGCGCAGCAAGCCACGGGCGCGTTCGCCCAGCGCCGACAATTCTTCACCGGCCAGCCACACGCTGCCCTGGGTGGGCCGGTCCAGGCCGCCCAGCAGGTTGAGCAAAGTACTTTTGCCCGAGCCCGAACTGCCCACGATGGCTACGCGCTCACCGGCATGCAGCTCAAGGTTAAGCCCGGCCAGCACCTGCACCGACTCCGGGCCCTCGTCGTAAGATTTGCCCAGGTTGCGGCAACTCAGAACGGCTTTATCACTCATGCGCGACTCACTCATAACGTAGCGCCTCTGCAGGCTGGGTGCGGGCCGCACGCCAGGCCGGGTACAGGGTGGCGAAGAAACTCAGGACCAGCGCCGCACCACAGACCATGTACACGTCCTGGGCCTGGATCTGCGACGGCAGGTAATCGATGAAATACACATCGGCATTGAGGAACTTGTGGCCAATCAGCTTCTCGATGCCGGCGATTACCGCGCTCACATTCAGCGCGGCGATGATCCCGACCACGGCGCCGATCAAGGTGCCGATCACCCCGATCACCGTGCCCTGAACCATGAATATGGCCATGATCTGCCCGGGCGTGGCGCCCAGGGTACGCAGGATGGCAATGTCGCCACGCTTGTCGTTGACCACCATCACCAGGGTGGAAATGATGTTGAACGCCGCCACCGCCACGATCAGCAACAGCAGCAGGCCGATCATGGCCTTTTCCATGCGGATGGCCTGGTACAGGTTGCCGTGGGTACGGGTCCAGTCGCGGCTGTAGTATTCCTGGTCACCCAGCTGCTGGGCGATGCTCCAGGCCACGCGCGGCGCCTGGAACAGGTCGTCGAACTTCAGGCGCAGGCCCTGCACCTGGTCGGGCTTCCAGCGGTGCAGGCGCGACAGGTCGGTGATGTTGGTCAGGCCCAGGTAGCCGTCGATTTCGCCGGCGCCCACGTGGAAGGTGCCCACCACGGTGAAGCGCTTCATGCGCGGGAACATGCCGGCCGGCGTGACGCTGACCTCGGGGGCGACGAAGGTCAGCTTGTCGCCGATGGCCACGCCCAGCTTGGCGGCGGCCTTGTCGCCGATCATGATGCCCCACTCGCCCGGCGCCAGCTGGTCGAGCCGGCCCTGCTGGATGAAGTTGTCGATGATCGACACATCGCGCTCGCGGGCCGGGTCGATGCCGTTGAGCAGCACCTTCTGCACCTTGCCATCGTGCGTCAGCAGGCCCTGCATCTGGGTGTAGGGCGCAACCGCCAGCACCTGCGGATTCTGCTTTACTTGTTGGGCAAGGGTAGGCCAGTCGTTGATCGGCTGGCCGCTCTCCAGCGTGGCATGGGGAATCATCCCCAGCACGCGGGTGCGCATCTCGTGGTCGAAACCG
The genomic region above belongs to Pseudomonas sp. PSKL.D1 and contains:
- a CDS encoding cupin-like domain-containing protein — translated: MDLQSILSKLFANAHAVGIEGVYQFVFGQDRAFWSEVRENSRTGAGRHGAPDVTIEVAERDFLGIMGGTANVEELFASARLKITGNMGLATLLPQIINSARQGAAASKVAMNQRYPTPARISERISAAQPVLREVPRISRAQMPVERFRHDYLPQGLPVVLSDALQDWPLFTMGREASLAHFAELQGITRHGDYVKKTFSTDRDFRSTSMAEFIASLDTPAKPGETPAYMGNNIVPEKLLTLIRFPDYFERSRFIAPRIWIGPKGTLTPLHRDDTDNLFAQVWGQKSFILAAPHHRPALGTWSTSPKGGLDGCDFNPDAADYQRFPAAREVPFLRVVLQAGDLLFLPEGWFHQVESVSTSLSVNFWVNSGRGW
- a CDS encoding siderophore-interacting protein; its protein translation is MPSPARMTQTLQQGLRRLIGGRTSAATGYRVFDLALSRRISLSPSLTRLVFTGPDIAEMNTLAPDQRVKLFFPAADGSLPRLPIDQHWKAAHSALPPERRPPMRTYTIRALHREALEVEVDFVLHGVNGPASAWATHAQVGDCLQMVAPNLAYTGDPGGYEWKPPHGLRNVLLVGDETALPAITGILEQLADQQPELAVEAFIEVPLQADCLPLRHSTATRLHWLPRDMLQCEHGQAMQHAVRELATLAQGSATINVKLEDVDIETRILWEKASTRRSAFHAWVAGESATVMDIRRHLIKERGLPRECLTLMGYWRAGRAFD
- a CDS encoding aspartate aminotransferase family protein, yielding MSTASSLAQALPASAPQPLYEFTDSPLLQRQQQQESNARSYPRRIPLALKRARGIYVEDVEGRQFIDCLAGAGTLALGHNHPVVVEAIQRVLADELPLHTLDLTTPVKDRFVQDLFGVLPEALRREAKVQFCGPTGTDAVEAALKLVRSATGRSTVLAFQGAYHGMSQGALSLMGSHSPKQPLGALLASGVQFMPYPYDYRCPFGLGGEAGVKANLHYLENLLLDPESGVPLPAAVILEVVQGEGGVIPADIEWLKGVRRITEQAGVALIVDEIQSGFARTGRMFAFEHAGIVPDVVTLSKAIGGSLPLAVVVYRDWLDTWKPGAHAGTFRGNQMAMAAGSAVINYLVEHRLADHAEAMGQRLRGHLQHLQRDYPQLGDIRGRGLMLGVELVDPQGSRDALGHPAANRELAPKVQRECLKRGLILELGGRHGAVVRFLPPLIISAQQIDDVAQRFADALAAAV
- a CDS encoding lipoprotein-releasing ABC transporter permease subunit; amino-acid sequence: MFRPLPLFIGARYTRAKRRNHFISFISMTSMIGLSLGVLAMIVVLSVMNGFQREMSSRILGLVPHAAILGVQPLDDWRATADAALKNPAVMAAAPITEMEGMLSYKGAMQPIQVSGIDPAEEGKVSIVGQHIVQGNLQALEPGEYGVVIGELTARRFRLNTGDKLTLIVPEISKEPGGITPRMQRLTVVGIFKVGAELDGSQAYIHMADAAEMQRWAPGQVQGVRLKLHDLYAAPQVSKAIVAGLGDAYRADDWSHTQGSLFSAMKMEKTMIGLLLLMIIAVAAFNIIATLVMVVNDKGPDIAILRTLGATPAQIMGTFMVQGSLIGIVGTLIGGVLGVIAALNVSQIVGWLERVSGQHIFTSDVYFISSLPSQLQWGDVAIICTAGLVMSFLATIYPAYRASQVQPAIGLAV
- the lolD gene encoding lipoprotein-releasing ABC transporter ATP-binding protein LolD, which encodes MSDKAVLSCRNLGKSYDEGPESVQVLAGLNLELHAGERVAIVGSSGSGKSTLLNLLGGLDRPTQGSVWLAGEELSALGERARGLLRNRELGFVYQFHHLLPEFTAMENVCMPLLIGRTAIPEAKERAEALLKRVGLGHRLHHKPAELSGGERQRVAIARALVNRPGLVMLDEPTGNLDHHTAQGIQELMQELSSASRTAFLVVTHDLNLARQMDRVLKLDDGHLVAI
- a CDS encoding lipoprotein-releasing ABC transporter permease subunit; this encodes MFRPLFAFIGTRYTRAKRRNHFVSFISLTSMIGLALGVVVMIVVLSVMNGFDHEMRTRVLGMIPHATLESGQPINDWPTLAQQVKQNPQVLAVAPYTQMQGLLTHDGKVQKVLLNGIDPARERDVSIIDNFIQQGRLDQLAPGEWGIMIGDKAAAKLGVAIGDKLTFVAPEVSVTPAGMFPRMKRFTVVGTFHVGAGEIDGYLGLTNITDLSRLHRWKPDQVQGLRLKFDDLFQAPRVAWSIAQQLGDQEYYSRDWTRTHGNLYQAIRMEKAMIGLLLLLIVAVAAFNIISTLVMVVNDKRGDIAILRTLGATPGQIMAIFMVQGTVIGVIGTLIGAVVGIIAALNVSAVIAGIEKLIGHKFLNADVYFIDYLPSQIQAQDVYMVCGAALVLSFFATLYPAWRAARTQPAEALRYE